The sequence TTTATATGGATTTGGGCGAAGATGATAGGCAACTTTTAAAAACGGCTTTAATGGCAGTTTATGTTAAGGATAGGTATGATATTCCCAAATTCCTCAAGGTTTTCGAAGAAGTTTTTAAAACGGAAGTCGAAAAGGAAGTTGCTAAAGAGCTTGAAAAAGGAACTGCCTATAGAGGTAAGGGACCTAAATCTAATAAATACATCATTAAAAAACAGAATAATGCCTTCCAAAAAGTAAATAAGGAAAAGATCAACAATGAAAAGTTGAAAATGCTTTCTGGCCAACCTCTTCTGGAAGAAGTTAAACAGCTTGAACGTGACGGGGAATTGATGAATAAAGATTTGACCAAATTAAACAGGTTCGACCCTAGAATGCTTGAAATCTGCCAAAGATTAGGTAAAAAGATTGCAAACAAACGTTCAAGAAGAAAAGTCAAATCCACTTCCCATAAGATTGACATGAGAAGAACAATCAGAACAAATCTGAAATATGGCGGGGTGCCGGTTGATTTAGTAAAAGCAAAACCAAGGCCTCACAAAAATGAGCATTTGTTCTTAAATGATATTAGCGGATCATGCGAGTGGATTAGCAGCTGGTTTTTCATGTTAATGTTTTCAGCACAAACTGCATTTAAACGATCCAGAATGTTTGAATTTGACAATAAAGTAATTGAAACAACCAAAGCTTTAAAGGAAGAATATCTCATAGATTCTTTTGTAAAAGTTAAAGATATGAGAGTCAAAAACATGATGGTTCATGGTACATCAGACATGTATTCCGCATTCGGAAAGTTCCAGGAAATGGCAAATATAAATAACAAATCATACATAATTATTTTATCCGATTGCAGGGATTGGGCTGGTCCGAAAGTTCATGGAGTTCCTGCAAGTGTAGGTTTGGTTGAGGAAATGGTGAGGGATTCAAAAAAGCTCATCATTTTAAATCCTGAAGATAGAAATAAGTGGGACGTGGTGGACAGTTGTGTGTCTTTATATGAAGAGGCGGGCGCAAAGGTATTTGAAGTTAATACATTAAACCAGTTGGCACAATTTGTAGAACAGATATAAGGTAATAATATGCAATGCAGTAAATGTGGTAATCCTAAGGTAATTATCAAAAAAGAGCAATCCGGTCAGATATTATGCAAGGATTGTTTCATTGAATCAATAGAAAAAAAGGTTATCAAAACCATAAAAAAAGAAAAATTACTTGATAAGGGAGACAAGGTCCTAGTTGCACTTTCCGGAGGCAAGGACAGTGTTACTACTTTAGAGATATTGGACAGTTTTCGCCAGATGAATATCATAGACATATGTGCCGTAACGGTTGATGAGGGTATAGATAACTACCGCCAGGACGGTGTTGACATTGCCATACGTCATGCTGAAAGATTAGGGATTGAACATAAGGTTGTTTCACTTAAAGAAGAGTATGGCATTACTTTAGATGAGATAATGCAAAGGGAAAATCATAAGGGGTCCTGCACTTACTGTGGCGTATTCAGAAGAACAATTATAAACAAGGTGGCTCGCGAAATGGGTGCCACTAAGATTGCAACAGGACATAATCTGGATGATGAGGTTCAAGCTATAATGATGAATTATTTGGAGGGCAACACCGATAACCTGACAAAGCTAGGTGCAAAAACCGTATCGAATGCAAAAGAATTCACAGTTAAAATTAAACCGTTAAGGGAAATTCCTGAACGGGAAATAGGATTGTATGTTGTTGCAAAGGAATTGGAAGTTCATTTCGACAGTTGCCCTTATGCAATGCAATCATTTAGGGGTGAAGTTTCAGAGGTAATTAATCAACTTTCAGAAAAGCATCCTACAATAAAATATTCGACACTTAGAGGATATGATAAGATAAAGAATGTTTTGAAAGATGAGCTTAAAAAAGATTATTCCCATGGGCGATGTGCTAGATGCGGAGAACCTTCAGCAAATGAATTATGCAAGGCATGTTCATTTTTAGAAGAATTAGGAGTGTGATATGGTGTCATTTATTTTGAAATATAAAAATTTAAACGAAGAAAGAGAAATTCCAAATGAAAATTATTCCATTAAGGACCTGCTTGATGAATTAGAATTATCAGCTCAAACTATCGTTTCTAAACAAAATGGGGAGCTTGTAATTGAAGACACGATTATAGAGGATGGCGATGAGATACAATTAGTCCAAATTATTTATGGTGGTTAAGTGAAGATAAGTTATGAATGCGGGCCTTGCTTTTTAAGACAAGCTAGAGAAGCTTTGGATTTGTCAACTGATGATGAAAATCTTAAAATGGAAATTATGGGGGAGATTTTCGAATATCTCAGCCAAAATTTCAAATCCGGCACAAATTCAAATAGCACAGGATCCACCATGCACGCTTTAATCAAACAGAGAACCGGTTGTGCAGATCCATATCACAAGGAAAAAATTGAAAGCAATAATTTGGCTTTAAAATATCTTCCGGATGTGAAAAAAATATTAGAAGAGGATGATAGCTTAGAAAATCATGTTAAGATTGCCATTAT is a genomic window of Methanobrevibacter sp. containing:
- a CDS encoding VWA domain-containing protein translates to MIKKIANLSAQLREKGLPVSVRSTQAAVKIYMDLGEDDRQLLKTALMAVYVKDRYDIPKFLKVFEEVFKTEVEKEVAKELEKGTAYRGKGPKSNKYIIKKQNNAFQKVNKEKINNEKLKMLSGQPLLEEVKQLERDGELMNKDLTKLNRFDPRMLEICQRLGKKIANKRSRRKVKSTSHKIDMRRTIRTNLKYGGVPVDLVKAKPRPHKNEHLFLNDISGSCEWISSWFFMLMFSAQTAFKRSRMFEFDNKVIETTKALKEEYLIDSFVKVKDMRVKNMMVHGTSDMYSAFGKFQEMANINNKSYIIILSDCRDWAGPKVHGVPASVGLVEEMVRDSKKLIILNPEDRNKWDVVDSCVSLYEEAGAKVFEVNTLNQLAQFVEQI
- a CDS encoding TIGR00269 family protein, which produces MQCSKCGNPKVIIKKEQSGQILCKDCFIESIEKKVIKTIKKEKLLDKGDKVLVALSGGKDSVTTLEILDSFRQMNIIDICAVTVDEGIDNYRQDGVDIAIRHAERLGIEHKVVSLKEEYGITLDEIMQRENHKGSCTYCGVFRRTIINKVAREMGATKIATGHNLDDEVQAIMMNYLEGNTDNLTKLGAKTVSNAKEFTVKIKPLREIPEREIGLYVVAKELEVHFDSCPYAMQSFRGEVSEVINQLSEKHPTIKYSTLRGYDKIKNVLKDELKKDYSHGRCARCGEPSANELCKACSFLEELGV
- a CDS encoding MoaD/ThiS family protein, encoding MSFILKYKNLNEEREIPNENYSIKDLLDELELSAQTIVSKQNGELVIEDTIIEDGDEIQLVQIIYGG